A single genomic interval of Astyanax mexicanus isolate ESR-SI-001 chromosome 4, AstMex3_surface, whole genome shotgun sequence harbors:
- the LOC125801692 gene encoding deleted in malignant brain tumors 1 protein-like isoform X7, with amino-acid sequence MDIPVLLIFLLTTVTLVTSGSVRLVDGGSRCAGRVEVLHRGQWGTVCDDYWDMRDAAVVCRELGCGEAIDAPRRARFGSGSGPIWVEYANCAGSESSLKNCRSYDWGRQRCNHDEDAGAVCAEVRLVGRSHCSGRVEVLHGESWVTVCDADFNQQGAEVVCRELGCGSPVEVLGAAAFGRGKGQVWSEELQCRGNESQIHFCPKSSSLKHNCSHDNDVGLVCADSVRLVDGGHRCAGRVEVFYNRTWRSVCGNNWDIRDAAVVCRELGCGEAVFKNVQFGPRSAWMDHVNCSGSESSVKHCRSAGWVEQICNRLAGVICSGVRLVGRSRCSGRVEVLHGESWVTVCDADFDQQGAEVVCRELGCGSPVEVLGAAAFGRGEGQVWSEELQCRGNESQIHFCPKSSSLKHNCSHDNDVGLACSESVRLVDGGSRCAGRVEVLHKGQWGTVCDDNWDMIDAAVVCRELGCGEAVGALSGAYFGSGSGPIWMDNVECRESESILKNCKSAGWGKHNCNHPKDAGVICSRVRLVGGSHCSGRVEVLHGESWVTVCDADFNQQDGEVVCRDLGCGSLVEVLGAAAFGRGEGQVWSEELQCRGNESQIHFCPKSSSLKHNCSHDNDVGLACSGHTQARLMNGSDSCSGRVELQYLSEWGTVCDVSWDMRAASVLCAQLKCGSSVAVLGSDWFGEGSGRIWADVFDCQGNETHLLKCPISSWSRTACSHKQDAGVICSGSSLASHEGGVRLSGGMECEVEVFFRQDWRRVLLDSWSESEVSVVCRQLGCGSVLNISSSSSSSPEHSYMCVSGFNCSGSEAHLRNCSSSQAVNCSSTEQIYITCSGTSNTVHSSIRLVGSGGDCAGRLEVFHSGSWGTVSDELWDIEDAQVVCRQLQCGVALSAPVPVPARFGSGTGPIWLNEVECEGNEASLWNCRYQLCGEDECGHKDDVGVVCSEYKEIRLTEGCEGNLEVFYNGTWGNVCVNGMTDETAKLICRELNCGRTGSESWSKARVESAPNWLDNVKCRKHDSTLWHCPSSSWGENRCDNRNEVACITSSENGNTLDLTNWLCDSSPHERPCSKHIPLRLRGGVGSCSGWLQVYHNKTWWSVCGDLWDIRDAQVICRQLGCGPALSANRRAADGSGGGTIWMNRVKCRGNEIHLWDCPHSLKNHTDCSHSAGVTCGGFLYHTFPLNNKRGQMGHFVLQDSQPQTIRIINSSTSCSLHLSSVSPGSGICALPGLSA; translated from the exons atgGACATCCCAGTTCTACTCATTTTTCTATTGACCACGGTCACTCTCGTCACATCTG gcagtgtgaggttggtggatggtggaagtcgctgtgctgggagagtggaggttcttcatagaggacagtggggaacagtgtgtgatgattactgggatatgagagatgctgcagtggtgtgtagagagctgggctgtggggaagccatagatgcaccacggagagctcgatttggatcaggatcaggaccgatctgggtggaatatgctaactgtgctggatcagagtcttcactgaagaactgtaggtcttatgattggggtagacagagatgtaatcatgatgaagacgctggtgctgtttgtgcag aagtcagactggtgggcagatctcactgttctggaagagtggaggttcttcatggagagagctgggtcacagtgtgtgatgctgactttaaccagcagggtgcagaggttgtgtgtcgagagctgggctgtggttctcctgtggaggttctgggagcagctgcttttggtagagggaagggtcaggtgtggtcagaggagcttcagtgtagaggaaacgaatcacagattcacttctgtccaaaatcatcttcactcaaacacaactgctcccatgataatgatgtgggactggtgtgtgctg acagtgtgaggttggtggatggtggccatcgctgtgctgggagagtggaggttttttataacagaacatggagatcagtgtgtggtaataactgggatataagagatgctgcagtggtgtgtagagagctgggctgtggggaggctgtatttaaaaatgttcagtttgggCCAAGATCAGCCTGGATGGATCATGTgaactgtagtggatcagagtcttcagtgaagcactgtagatcagctggatgggtggaacaaatttgtaatcgacttgctggagtcatctgttcag gggtcagattggtgggcagatctcgctgctctgggagagtggaggttcttcatggagagagctgggtcacagtgtgtgatgctgactttgaccagcagggtgcagaggttgtgtgtcgagagctgggctgtggttctcctgtggaggttctgggagcagctgcttttggtagaggggagggtcaggtgtggtcagaggagcttcagtgtagaggaaacgaatctcagattcacttctgtccaaaatcatcttcactcaaacacaactgctcccatgataatgatgtgggactggcatgttctg aaagtgtgaggttggtggatggtgggagtcgctgtgctgggagagtggaggttcttcataaaggacagtggggaacagtgtgtgatgataaCTGGGATATgatagatgctgcagtggtgtgtagagagctgggctgtggagaggctGTAGGTGCACTTAGTGGTGCTtattttggatcaggatcaggaccaatctggatggataatgtgGAGTGTAGAGAATCAGAATCCATACTAAAGAACTGTAaatcagcaggatggggtaaacataactgtaatcatcctaaagatgctggagtcatctgttcaa GAGTCAGGCTGGTTGGAGGTTCtcactgctctgggagagtggaggttcttcatggagagagctgggtcacagtgtgtgatgctgactttaaccagcaggatggagaggttgtgtgtcgagatctgggctgtggttctcttgtggaggttctgggagcagctgcttttggtagaggggagggtcaggtgtggtcagaggagcttcagtgtagaggaaacgaatctcagattcacttctgtccaaaatcatcttcactcaaacacaactgctcccatgataatgatgtgggactggcatgttctg gtcacactcaggctcggctgatgaacggctcagattcctgttctggtcgagtggagctccagtacctcagtgagtggggtacagtgtgtgatgtaagctgggatatgagagctgccagtgtcctctgtgctcagctgaagtgtgggagttctgtggctgtgttggggtcagactggtttggggaggggagtggccggatctgggctgatgtgtttgattgtcagggaaacgaaacacacctgttaaaatgtcccatttcatcatggagtcgaactgcatgctctcataaacaggatgctggagttatctgtagtg gttcttctctggcgtctcatgagggaggagtgcggttgtctggagggatggagtgtgaggtggaggtgttcttcaggcaggactggaggagagttctgctggactcctggagtgagtctgaggtctctgtggtctgcagacagctgggctgtggttctgtactcaacatctccagctcctcttcatccagtcctgaacacagctacatgtgtgtttcgggtttcaactgctctgggagtgaagctcatctgaggaactgcagcagctcacaagcagttaactgcagctccacagaacagatctacatcacctgctctg gtacatctaacacagtccacagctccatcaggctggttggttctgggggagactgtgcaggaaggctggaggttttccacagtggatcatgggggacagtgagtgatgaattgtgggatattgaggatgcgcaggtggtctgcaggcagctgcagtgtggagtggccctcagtgctccagtaccagtaccagcccggtttggatctggaactggacccatttggctgaatgaggtggagtgtgaggggaacgaggcgtctctgtggaactgcagatatcagctgtgtggagaggatgaatgtggacacaaggatgatgtaggagtcgtgtgctcag agtataaagagatcagactgactgagggctgtgaggggaatctggaggtgttctataatggaacctgggggaatgtgtgtgtaaatgggatgactgatgaaacggcaaaattgatctgtcgagagctgaactgtggaagaactggcagtgagtcttggtctaaagcaagagtggaatcagctcctaactggctggataatgtaaaatgtaggaaacatgactccactctgtggcactgtccatcttcttcctggggggagaacaggtgtgataatcgcaatgaggttgcttgcattaccagctcag agaatggaaatacactagatttgacaaattggctgtgtgattcatctcctcatgagagaccgtgctcaa agcacattcctctgaggctgaggggaggagtaggaagctgttctggatggctgcaggtgtatcataataaaacatggtggtctgtatgtggtgatctctgggacatcagggatgctcaggtgatctgcaggcagctgggttgtgggccggcgctgagtgctaatagaagagctgctgatggttctggtggaggaactatctggatgaacagagtgaagtgtagagggaatgagattcacctgtgggactgtcctcattccctgaagaaccacactgactgctcccacagtgctggagtcacttgtggag gcttcctgtatcatactttccctttaaataataaaagaggacagatgggacattttgtcttgcaag attctcaACCACAGACAATAAGAATCATaaactcctccaccagctgttccctccatctatccagtgtctctcctggttctgggatctgtgctcttcctggccttagtgcttag
- the LOC125801692 gene encoding deleted in malignant brain tumors 1 protein-like isoform X11: MDIPVLLIFLLTTVTLVTSGSVRLVDGGSRCAGRVEVLHRGQWGTVCDDYWDMRDAAVVCRELGCGEAIDAPRRARFGSGSGPIWVEYANCAGSESSLKNCRSYDWGRQRCNHDEDAGAVCAEVRLVGRSHCSGRVEVLHGESWVTVCDADFNQQGAEVVCRELGCGSPVEVLGAAAFGRGKGQVWSEELQCRGNESQIHFCPKSSSLKHNCSHDNDVGLVCADSVRLVDGGHRCAGRVEVFYNRTWRSVCGNNWDIRDAAVVCRELGCGEAVFKNVQFGPRSAWMDHVNCSGSESSVKHCRSAGWVEQICNRLAGVICSGVRLVGRSRCSGRVEVLHGESWVTVCDADFDQQGAEVVCRELGCGSPVEVLGAAAFGRGEGQVWSEELQCRGNESQIHFCPKSSSLKHNCSHDNDVGLACSESVRLVDGGSRCAGRVEVLHKGQWGTVCDDNWDMIDAAVVCRELGCGEAVGALSGAYFGSGSGPIWMDNVECRESESILKNCKSAGWGKHNCNHPKDAGVICSRVRLVGGSHCSGRVEVLHGESWVTVCDADFNQQDGEVVCRDLGCGSLVEVLGAAAFGRGEGQVWSEELQCRGNESQIHFCPKSSSLKHNCSHDNDVGLACSGHTQARLMNGSDSCSGRVELQYLSSSLASHEGGVRLSGGMECEVEVFFRQDWRRVLLDSWSESEVSVVCRQLGCGSVLNISSSSSSSPEHSYMCVSGFNCSGSEAHLRNCSSSQAVNCSSTEQIYITCSGTSNTVHSSIRLVGSGGDCAGRLEVFHSGSWGTVSDELWDIEDAQVVCRQLQCGVALSAPVPVPARFGSGTGPIWLNEVECEGNEASLWNCRYQLCGEDECGHKDDVGVVCSEYKEIRLTEGCEGNLEVFYNGTWGNVCVNGMTDETAKLICRELNCGRTGSESWSKARVESAPNWLDNVKCRKHDSTLWHCPSSSWGENRCDNRNEVACITSSENGNTLDLTNWLCDSSPHERPCSKHIPLRLRGGVGSCSGWLQVYHNKTWWSVCGDLWDIRDAQVICRQLGCGPALSANRRAADGSGGGTIWMNRVKCRGNEIHLWDCPHSLKNHTDCSHSAGVTCGGFLYHTFPLNNKRGQMGHFVLQDSQPQTIRIINSSTSCSLHLSSVSPGSGICALPGLSA; the protein is encoded by the exons atgGACATCCCAGTTCTACTCATTTTTCTATTGACCACGGTCACTCTCGTCACATCTG gcagtgtgaggttggtggatggtggaagtcgctgtgctgggagagtggaggttcttcatagaggacagtggggaacagtgtgtgatgattactgggatatgagagatgctgcagtggtgtgtagagagctgggctgtggggaagccatagatgcaccacggagagctcgatttggatcaggatcaggaccgatctgggtggaatatgctaactgtgctggatcagagtcttcactgaagaactgtaggtcttatgattggggtagacagagatgtaatcatgatgaagacgctggtgctgtttgtgcag aagtcagactggtgggcagatctcactgttctggaagagtggaggttcttcatggagagagctgggtcacagtgtgtgatgctgactttaaccagcagggtgcagaggttgtgtgtcgagagctgggctgtggttctcctgtggaggttctgggagcagctgcttttggtagagggaagggtcaggtgtggtcagaggagcttcagtgtagaggaaacgaatcacagattcacttctgtccaaaatcatcttcactcaaacacaactgctcccatgataatgatgtgggactggtgtgtgctg acagtgtgaggttggtggatggtggccatcgctgtgctgggagagtggaggttttttataacagaacatggagatcagtgtgtggtaataactgggatataagagatgctgcagtggtgtgtagagagctgggctgtggggaggctgtatttaaaaatgttcagtttgggCCAAGATCAGCCTGGATGGATCATGTgaactgtagtggatcagagtcttcagtgaagcactgtagatcagctggatgggtggaacaaatttgtaatcgacttgctggagtcatctgttcag gggtcagattggtgggcagatctcgctgctctgggagagtggaggttcttcatggagagagctgggtcacagtgtgtgatgctgactttgaccagcagggtgcagaggttgtgtgtcgagagctgggctgtggttctcctgtggaggttctgggagcagctgcttttggtagaggggagggtcaggtgtggtcagaggagcttcagtgtagaggaaacgaatctcagattcacttctgtccaaaatcatcttcactcaaacacaactgctcccatgataatgatgtgggactggcatgttctg aaagtgtgaggttggtggatggtgggagtcgctgtgctgggagagtggaggttcttcataaaggacagtggggaacagtgtgtgatgataaCTGGGATATgatagatgctgcagtggtgtgtagagagctgggctgtggagaggctGTAGGTGCACTTAGTGGTGCTtattttggatcaggatcaggaccaatctggatggataatgtgGAGTGTAGAGAATCAGAATCCATACTAAAGAACTGTAaatcagcaggatggggtaaacataactgtaatcatcctaaagatgctggagtcatctgttcaa GAGTCAGGCTGGTTGGAGGTTCtcactgctctgggagagtggaggttcttcatggagagagctgggtcacagtgtgtgatgctgactttaaccagcaggatggagaggttgtgtgtcgagatctgggctgtggttctcttgtggaggttctgggagcagctgcttttggtagaggggagggtcaggtgtggtcagaggagcttcagtgtagaggaaacgaatctcagattcacttctgtccaaaatcatcttcactcaaacacaactgctcccatgataatgatgtgggactggcatgttctg gtcacactcaggctcggctgatgaacggctcagattcctgttctggtcgagtggagctccagtacctca gttcttctctggcgtctcatgagggaggagtgcggttgtctggagggatggagtgtgaggtggaggtgttcttcaggcaggactggaggagagttctgctggactcctggagtgagtctgaggtctctgtggtctgcagacagctgggctgtggttctgtactcaacatctccagctcctcttcatccagtcctgaacacagctacatgtgtgtttcgggtttcaactgctctgggagtgaagctcatctgaggaactgcagcagctcacaagcagttaactgcagctccacagaacagatctacatcacctgctctg gtacatctaacacagtccacagctccatcaggctggttggttctgggggagactgtgcaggaaggctggaggttttccacagtggatcatgggggacagtgagtgatgaattgtgggatattgaggatgcgcaggtggtctgcaggcagctgcagtgtggagtggccctcagtgctccagtaccagtaccagcccggtttggatctggaactggacccatttggctgaatgaggtggagtgtgaggggaacgaggcgtctctgtggaactgcagatatcagctgtgtggagaggatgaatgtggacacaaggatgatgtaggagtcgtgtgctcag agtataaagagatcagactgactgagggctgtgaggggaatctggaggtgttctataatggaacctgggggaatgtgtgtgtaaatgggatgactgatgaaacggcaaaattgatctgtcgagagctgaactgtggaagaactggcagtgagtcttggtctaaagcaagagtggaatcagctcctaactggctggataatgtaaaatgtaggaaacatgactccactctgtggcactgtccatcttcttcctggggggagaacaggtgtgataatcgcaatgaggttgcttgcattaccagctcag agaatggaaatacactagatttgacaaattggctgtgtgattcatctcctcatgagagaccgtgctcaa agcacattcctctgaggctgaggggaggagtaggaagctgttctggatggctgcaggtgtatcataataaaacatggtggtctgtatgtggtgatctctgggacatcagggatgctcaggtgatctgcaggcagctgggttgtgggccggcgctgagtgctaatagaagagctgctgatggttctggtggaggaactatctggatgaacagagtgaagtgtagagggaatgagattcacctgtgggactgtcctcattccctgaagaaccacactgactgctcccacagtgctggagtcacttgtggag gcttcctgtatcatactttccctttaaataataaaagaggacagatgggacattttgtcttgcaag attctcaACCACAGACAATAAGAATCATaaactcctccaccagctgttccctccatctatccagtgtctctcctggttctgggatctgtgctcttcctggccttagtgcttag
- the LOC125801692 gene encoding deleted in malignant brain tumors 1 protein-like isoform X14, whose product MDIPVLLIFLLTTVTLVTSGSVRLVDGGSRCAGRVEVLHRGQWGTVCDDYWDMRDAAVVCRELGCGEAIDAPRRARFGSGSGPIWVEYANCAGSESSLKNCRSYDWGRQRCNHDEDAGAVCAEVRLVGRSHCSGRVEVLHGESWVTVCDADFNQQGAEVVCRELGCGSPVEVLGAAAFGRGKGQVWSEELQCRGNESQIHFCPKSSSLKHNCSHDNDVGLVCADSVRLVDGGHRCAGRVEVFYNRTWRSVCGNNWDIRDAAVVCRELGCGEAVFKNVQFGPRSAWMDHVNCSGSESSVKHCRSAGWVEQICNRLAGVICSGVRLVGRSRCSGRVEVLHGESWVTVCDADFDQQGAEVVCRELGCGSPVEVLGAAAFGRGEGQVWSEELQCRGNESQIHFCPKSSSLKHNCSHDNDVGLACSESVRLVDGGSRCAGRVEVLHKGQWGTVCDDNWDMIDAAVVCRELGCGEAVGALSGAYFGSGSGPIWMDNVECRESESILKNCKSAGWGKHNCNHPKDAGVICSRVRLVGGSHCSGRVEVLHGESWVTVCDADFNQQDGEVVCRDLGCGSLVEVLGAAAFGRGEGQVWSEELQCRGNESQIHFCPKSSSLKHNCSHDNDVGLACSGSSLASHEGGVRLSGGMECEVEVFFRQDWRRVLLDSWSESEVSVVCRQLGCGSVLNISSSSSSSPEHSYMCVSGFNCSGSEAHLRNCSSSQAVNCSSTEQIYITCSGTSNTVHSSIRLVGSGGDCAGRLEVFHSGSWGTVSDELWDIEDAQVVCRQLQCGVALSAPVPVPARFGSGTGPIWLNEVECEGNEASLWNCRYQLCGEDECGHKDDVGVVCSEYKEIRLTEGCEGNLEVFYNGTWGNVCVNGMTDETAKLICRELNCGRTGSESWSKARVESAPNWLDNVKCRKHDSTLWHCPSSSWGENRCDNRNEVACITSSENGNTLDLTNWLCDSSPHERPCSKHIPLRLRGGVGSCSGWLQVYHNKTWWSVCGDLWDIRDAQVICRQLGCGPALSANRRAADGSGGGTIWMNRVKCRGNEIHLWDCPHSLKNHTDCSHSAGVTCGGFLYHTFPLNNKRGQMGHFVLQDSQPQTIRIINSSTSCSLHLSSVSPGSGICALPGLSA is encoded by the exons atgGACATCCCAGTTCTACTCATTTTTCTATTGACCACGGTCACTCTCGTCACATCTG gcagtgtgaggttggtggatggtggaagtcgctgtgctgggagagtggaggttcttcatagaggacagtggggaacagtgtgtgatgattactgggatatgagagatgctgcagtggtgtgtagagagctgggctgtggggaagccatagatgcaccacggagagctcgatttggatcaggatcaggaccgatctgggtggaatatgctaactgtgctggatcagagtcttcactgaagaactgtaggtcttatgattggggtagacagagatgtaatcatgatgaagacgctggtgctgtttgtgcag aagtcagactggtgggcagatctcactgttctggaagagtggaggttcttcatggagagagctgggtcacagtgtgtgatgctgactttaaccagcagggtgcagaggttgtgtgtcgagagctgggctgtggttctcctgtggaggttctgggagcagctgcttttggtagagggaagggtcaggtgtggtcagaggagcttcagtgtagaggaaacgaatcacagattcacttctgtccaaaatcatcttcactcaaacacaactgctcccatgataatgatgtgggactggtgtgtgctg acagtgtgaggttggtggatggtggccatcgctgtgctgggagagtggaggttttttataacagaacatggagatcagtgtgtggtaataactgggatataagagatgctgcagtggtgtgtagagagctgggctgtggggaggctgtatttaaaaatgttcagtttgggCCAAGATCAGCCTGGATGGATCATGTgaactgtagtggatcagagtcttcagtgaagcactgtagatcagctggatgggtggaacaaatttgtaatcgacttgctggagtcatctgttcag gggtcagattggtgggcagatctcgctgctctgggagagtggaggttcttcatggagagagctgggtcacagtgtgtgatgctgactttgaccagcagggtgcagaggttgtgtgtcgagagctgggctgtggttctcctgtggaggttctgggagcagctgcttttggtagaggggagggtcaggtgtggtcagaggagcttcagtgtagaggaaacgaatctcagattcacttctgtccaaaatcatcttcactcaaacacaactgctcccatgataatgatgtgggactggcatgttctg aaagtgtgaggttggtggatggtgggagtcgctgtgctgggagagtggaggttcttcataaaggacagtggggaacagtgtgtgatgataaCTGGGATATgatagatgctgcagtggtgtgtagagagctgggctgtggagaggctGTAGGTGCACTTAGTGGTGCTtattttggatcaggatcaggaccaatctggatggataatgtgGAGTGTAGAGAATCAGAATCCATACTAAAGAACTGTAaatcagcaggatggggtaaacataactgtaatcatcctaaagatgctggagtcatctgttcaa GAGTCAGGCTGGTTGGAGGTTCtcactgctctgggagagtggaggttcttcatggagagagctgggtcacagtgtgtgatgctgactttaaccagcaggatggagaggttgtgtgtcgagatctgggctgtggttctcttgtggaggttctgggagcagctgcttttggtagaggggagggtcaggtgtggtcagaggagcttcagtgtagaggaaacgaatctcagattcacttctgtccaaaatcatcttcactcaaacacaactgctcccatgataatgatgtgggactggcatgttctg gttcttctctggcgtctcatgagggaggagtgcggttgtctggagggatggagtgtgaggtggaggtgttcttcaggcaggactggaggagagttctgctggactcctggagtgagtctgaggtctctgtggtctgcagacagctgggctgtggttctgtactcaacatctccagctcctcttcatccagtcctgaacacagctacatgtgtgtttcgggtttcaactgctctgggagtgaagctcatctgaggaactgcagcagctcacaagcagttaactgcagctccacagaacagatctacatcacctgctctg gtacatctaacacagtccacagctccatcaggctggttggttctgggggagactgtgcaggaaggctggaggttttccacagtggatcatgggggacagtgagtgatgaattgtgggatattgaggatgcgcaggtggtctgcaggcagctgcagtgtggagtggccctcagtgctccagtaccagtaccagcccggtttggatctggaactggacccatttggctgaatgaggtggagtgtgaggggaacgaggcgtctctgtggaactgcagatatcagctgtgtggagaggatgaatgtggacacaaggatgatgtaggagtcgtgtgctcag agtataaagagatcagactgactgagggctgtgaggggaatctggaggtgttctataatggaacctgggggaatgtgtgtgtaaatgggatgactgatgaaacggcaaaattgatctgtcgagagctgaactgtggaagaactggcagtgagtcttggtctaaagcaagagtggaatcagctcctaactggctggataatgtaaaatgtaggaaacatgactccactctgtggcactgtccatcttcttcctggggggagaacaggtgtgataatcgcaatgaggttgcttgcattaccagctcag agaatggaaatacactagatttgacaaattggctgtgtgattcatctcctcatgagagaccgtgctcaa agcacattcctctgaggctgaggggaggagtaggaagctgttctggatggctgcaggtgtatcataataaaacatggtggtctgtatgtggtgatctctgggacatcagggatgctcaggtgatctgcaggcagctgggttgtgggccggcgctgagtgctaatagaagagctgctgatggttctggtggaggaactatctggatgaacagagtgaagtgtagagggaatgagattcacctgtgggactgtcctcattccctgaagaaccacactgactgctcccacagtgctggagtcacttgtggag gcttcctgtatcatactttccctttaaataataaaagaggacagatgggacattttgtcttgcaag attctcaACCACAGACAATAAGAATCATaaactcctccaccagctgttccctccatctatccagtgtctctcctggttctgggatctgtgctcttcctggccttagtgcttag